One Thermococcus sp. JdF3 genomic window carries:
- a CDS encoding ATP-binding protein: MFTLFSTRPIRDEKNLHGEAHRRAVRELKNAVDEGDFVAILGSRRVGKTSVINVFLNKHRSKYNYLYYDLAFGMGREAISYTELVPVSTNIPEELEYSATLSLGVVKMDVKPKGIAEFQNAFLNLLRHLNRSGKKTVVVFDEAQVLPRFAPLNMLGMLQTISDGFENVTVVLSGSMPGLLERIINPSGDKPFFARYVEKIHISRWTVEESVEYLRKGLPDAPEEELYEAARELSNVPGFLAYYGKLRVKGDSHREALARTIHHAVRLWKKDLRDFIRIYRSPAYIIALKRIAKGPSYGVTTEEVLTEITSVVGISERRAKEVLKNLVDGGFLVKPKRGVYQIPERPLRQAILETRLEEIEKSI, translated from the coding sequence GTGTTCACTTTGTTCAGCACGCGCCCGATAAGAGATGAGAAAAACCTCCATGGAGAAGCACACAGGAGGGCGGTTAGGGAACTCAAAAATGCCGTTGATGAAGGCGACTTTGTGGCGATTTTAGGTTCGAGGAGGGTCGGCAAAACCAGCGTCATCAACGTCTTTCTCAACAAGCACCGCTCGAAATACAATTACCTTTATTATGACCTGGCCTTTGGAATGGGGCGTGAGGCAATAAGTTACACCGAACTCGTCCCCGTTTCGACGAACATACCAGAAGAGCTAGAATACTCCGCCACACTGAGCCTCGGAGTCGTGAAGATGGATGTTAAGCCAAAGGGAATCGCCGAGTTTCAGAATGCGTTTCTGAACCTCCTCAGGCACCTGAACAGGTCGGGAAAAAAGACGGTGGTGGTGTTTGATGAAGCCCAGGTCCTTCCGAGGTTCGCTCCACTGAACATGCTCGGCATGCTTCAGACGATTTCAGACGGCTTTGAGAATGTAACGGTTGTCCTCTCTGGCTCGATGCCTGGCCTTCTGGAGAGGATAATAAATCCCTCAGGAGATAAGCCATTCTTCGCGAGATACGTTGAGAAAATTCACATCTCCAGGTGGACGGTTGAGGAAAGCGTTGAGTACTTGAGGAAGGGCCTTCCAGATGCCCCAGAGGAGGAGCTTTATGAGGCCGCCCGGGAGCTTTCAAACGTTCCAGGTTTTCTGGCGTATTACGGTAAGCTGAGGGTTAAGGGGGATTCCCACAGGGAAGCGTTGGCGAGGACGATTCATCACGCTGTCAGGCTTTGGAAGAAGGATTTGAGAGACTTCATCAGGATATACAGGTCTCCCGCGTATATAATCGCCCTGAAAAGGATCGCCAAGGGGCCCTCGTATGGCGTGACGACCGAGGAAGTCCTTACTGAAATAACGTCCGTTGTGGGAATCTCCGAAAGGCGGGCAAAGGAGGTTCTCAAGAACCTCGTTGATGGGGGTTTCTTAGTAAAACCCAAGCGGGGCGTTTACCAGATTCCAGAGCGTCCCTTACGGCAGGCGATTCTCGAAACGAGATTGGAAGAAATTGAGAAATCCATCTAA
- a CDS encoding tyrosine-type recombinase/integrase, whose translation MPAFVHERADDNQYIITKRHLDILLLELKANNVAEHHLKFVNRVIHKFLDKTAQHGDYWSFTVEDLISHLQNLQKQYSPSMYRKHITYLKKLFRIAGIPLEHNLKSPRYVGVDMTVITVQDVQTLLKVIHRVQFAKREEVSGRIANKIMLGLLIMATSGLRVYELTKLPLLYIDIDRGLIKVPPNVAKTGQARVTFITKEVQSLLKQYVERYSPNPDKPVISYFSLEKPFIRKEELANQPIRPKHMRKFFSQEWDRRNGNATVKKLLMGHSIRGDINALHYSHHTTESLQSVYDKVFKKLKFGAKLV comes from the coding sequence ATGCCAGCATTTGTACATGAACGAGCGGACGACAACCAGTACATAATAACAAAAAGACACCTCGACATTCTTTTACTCGAACTAAAGGCCAACAACGTTGCTGAACACCATCTAAAGTTCGTGAACCGTGTGATTCATAAATTCCTGGACAAAACAGCCCAACATGGCGATTACTGGTCGTTCACGGTCGAAGACTTGATTTCACACCTCCAGAACCTTCAGAAACAGTATTCCCCCTCCATGTATCGCAAGCACATCACATATCTCAAAAAGCTCTTCAGAATCGCCGGCATTCCGCTTGAACACAACCTCAAAAGCCCGAGATATGTTGGAGTGGACATGACAGTCATCACCGTTCAGGACGTCCAAACCCTCCTAAAGGTAATACACAGGGTTCAGTTTGCGAAAAGGGAAGAAGTCTCCGGGAGAATTGCCAACAAAATCATGCTGGGCCTCTTAATAATGGCGACGAGCGGTCTTAGAGTGTATGAGCTCACAAAATTACCCCTTTTGTATATTGACATTGACCGAGGACTCATCAAAGTGCCACCAAACGTCGCCAAAACGGGCCAGGCGCGGGTAACGTTCATAACAAAGGAAGTTCAGAGCCTGCTGAAGCAGTATGTCGAAAGATACAGCCCAAACCCCGATAAGCCAGTCATCTCTTACTTCAGCCTCGAAAAACCATTCATTCGAAAGGAAGAGCTGGCCAACCAGCCGATCCGGCCCAAGCACATGAGGAAATTCTTCTCGCAGGAATGGGACAGGCGGAACGGCAATGCAACGGTTAAGAAGCTTCTCATGGGGCACTCAATCAGGGGCGATATAAACGCGCTCCATTACTCCCACCACACAACGGAGAGCCTTCAGAGCGTTTACGATAAAGTCTTCAAAAAATTGAAATTCGGGGCAAAGCTCGTATGA